In the genome of Streptomyces sp. V2I9, one region contains:
- a CDS encoding amino acid ABC transporter ATP-binding protein — MVEIVDVHKSYGANSVLKGVDLVVNQGEVTVLIGPSGAGKSTLLRMINHLEKADRGLVLVAGELIGYRRAGNRLRELREREILRQRTGIGFVFQDFNLFANLTVVDNVAEAPRSAQGRPAEEVYPLARELLERVGLADKADAHPRQLSGGQQQRVAIARALALEPKLLLFDEPTSALDPELVGEVLDVMKSLAATGTTMIVVTHEMGFAREVADQVVFMADGRVVEQGPPQQLLRTPAHERTRAFLTKIL, encoded by the coding sequence ATGGTCGAGATCGTCGACGTGCACAAGAGCTACGGCGCCAACAGCGTGCTCAAGGGTGTCGATCTGGTGGTGAACCAGGGAGAGGTCACGGTACTGATCGGCCCCTCGGGCGCCGGCAAGTCGACCCTGCTGCGGATGATCAACCACCTGGAGAAGGCCGACCGCGGCCTGGTCCTGGTCGCCGGGGAGCTGATCGGGTACCGGCGGGCGGGCAACCGCCTGCGCGAGCTGCGGGAGAGGGAGATCCTGCGGCAGCGGACCGGGATCGGGTTCGTCTTCCAGGACTTCAACCTGTTCGCCAATCTCACCGTGGTCGACAACGTGGCCGAGGCGCCCCGGTCCGCGCAGGGCCGTCCCGCCGAGGAGGTGTACCCGCTCGCCCGCGAACTCCTGGAGCGGGTCGGGCTCGCGGACAAGGCCGACGCCCATCCGCGGCAGCTCTCCGGCGGCCAGCAGCAGCGCGTCGCCATCGCGCGTGCCCTGGCCCTGGAACCGAAGCTGCTGCTGTTCGACGAGCCGACCTCGGCGCTCGACCCCGAACTCGTCGGCGAGGTCCTGGACGTCATGAAGTCCCTGGCCGCCACCGGCACGACCATGATCGTGGTGACCCATGAGATGGGCTTCGCCCGGGAGGTCGCGGACCAGGTGGTCTTCATGGCCGACGGCCGGGTCGTGGAGCAGGGACCACCGCAGCAACTGCTCAGAACTCCGGCACACGAGCGCACCCGCGCGTTC
- a CDS encoding amino acid ABC transporter permease yields MTSAPSHATADAVDASGRRGARELLALRRVPAPRPGRWLVSALLLVLLAQFLHGLGTNPGWEWPVFRQFFVEGSIMRALGLTLELTAYGTALGFTLGLVIALMRLSGSWLPASVGWLYVWVFRSVPLIVQLLFWFNLAYLYDRLSFGVPFGPELVSVPTMRLVGPMGAAVLGLALHQAAYAAEIIRSGIISVDRGQVLAAAALGIPRRRQLTRIVLPQAMRTILPNAFNELISLLKGTSIVSVMALGDLFYQTQVIYGRNGRVVALVMVATIWYVILTGLLSVLQYYVERRFARGGSRALPPTPRQRLRAALSGTGKAER; encoded by the coding sequence ATGACATCTGCGCCCTCTCACGCCACCGCCGATGCGGTGGACGCCTCGGGCCGACGCGGCGCCCGCGAGCTGCTGGCCCTGCGCCGGGTCCCCGCGCCGAGACCCGGCCGCTGGCTCGTCAGCGCGCTCCTGCTCGTGCTCCTGGCGCAGTTCCTGCACGGGCTGGGGACCAACCCGGGATGGGAATGGCCGGTGTTCCGGCAGTTCTTCGTCGAGGGCAGCATCATGCGGGCGCTCGGTCTGACATTGGAACTCACTGCGTACGGCACCGCGTTGGGCTTCACGCTGGGACTGGTCATCGCGCTGATGCGCCTGTCCGGAAGCTGGCTGCCGGCATCGGTGGGCTGGCTCTACGTGTGGGTGTTCCGTTCGGTCCCGCTCATCGTCCAGCTGCTGTTCTGGTTCAATCTCGCCTATCTGTACGACCGGTTGTCGTTCGGCGTGCCGTTCGGCCCGGAGCTCGTCTCCGTTCCGACCATGCGCCTGGTGGGCCCCATGGGCGCAGCCGTGCTCGGACTGGCGCTCCATCAGGCGGCGTACGCGGCGGAGATCATCCGTTCCGGCATCATCTCGGTCGACCGCGGCCAGGTGCTGGCAGCGGCCGCCCTGGGCATCCCCCGCCGACGGCAGCTCACCCGGATCGTGCTGCCCCAGGCGATGCGGACCATCCTGCCGAATGCCTTCAACGAGTTGATATCCCTCCTCAAGGGCACGTCGATCGTGTCCGTGATGGCCTTGGGCGACCTCTTCTACCAGACGCAGGTGATCTACGGCCGCAACGGCCGCGTGGTCGCCCTCGTCATGGTCGCCACGATCTGGTACGTGATCCTCACCGGGCTGCTCTCCGTCCTCCAGTACTACGTGGAGCGGCGGTTCGCGCGCGGCGGGTCCCGGGCCCTTCCTCCCACACCGCGGCAACGGCTGCGCGCGGCGCTCTCCGGCACAGGGAAGGCGGAGCGGTGA
- a CDS encoding GNAT family N-acetyltransferase, protein MEPTWDAARIELHRVPADDPRVAPLHRGLTEEYLARYGPSAHDEMSRSTRDEFAPPHGGFLVLTLDGETVAGGGFRRHDAGTAELKRIWTHPHRRRLGLARRVLAEIEQAARRLGYRRLYLTTGPRQPEASVLYGSVGYRRVACPPAPDDGRLALCFEKTL, encoded by the coding sequence ATGGAACCGACGTGGGACGCGGCACGGATCGAGTTGCACCGGGTGCCGGCCGACGACCCCCGGGTCGCGCCGTTGCACCGGGGCCTGACGGAGGAGTACCTGGCCCGCTACGGTCCCTCGGCCCACGACGAGATGAGCCGCTCCACCCGGGACGAGTTCGCCCCGCCCCACGGCGGCTTCCTGGTCCTGACCCTCGACGGCGAGACCGTGGCCGGCGGCGGTTTCCGCCGCCATGACGCCGGGACCGCGGAGCTGAAACGGATCTGGACCCACCCGCACCGTCGCCGGCTCGGGCTCGCCCGACGGGTCCTCGCCGAGATCGAGCAGGCCGCGCGGCGGCTGGGATACCGCAGGCTGTACCTGACGACCGGCCCCCGGCAGCCGGAGGCGAGCGTACTGTACGGCTCTGTCGGCTACCGCCGGGTGGCCTGCCCTCCGGCGCCCGACGACGGAAGGCTCGCGCTCTGTTTCGAGAAGACGCTGTGA
- a CDS encoding FAD/NAD(P)-binding domain-containing protein, with protein MKPVTVVIVGAGPSGVSVLERLGANAAELLGDRPLDVHLIDPCRPGPGRVWRHDQSPLLMLNTMAAHVTMFTGAGVACAGPIRSGPSLHDWARRRGEGVDDPGVARELENLSETSYPTRRLQSHYLSWVFERAVAGLPPGTRFRHHRDRAVDVRDHGGRQRVVLAGGGAVEADAVVLAVGHQEVELSPGQEAMAAHAGRHGLCYLPPGYTADQDLSVLRPGARVLVRGLGLAFTDLMVLVTEGRGGRYTEDGPDTLRYLPSGEEPVLYVGSRRGVPFPPKPSYALSSPPPLPAYFDPERVLRESPGRLDFFRDVWPHAAKEVGWGYYHELFTAHPDRVRCGPDTFAEQYAAAAWDSRELSDLLRRTVVDPADVLNLAALDRPLGEAAFPDRAALHRGVGRSMRTALERRSDPRHSAHLGAVHGLLSVFGRLPALVDSGRFSLRSRAADVDGWWAGFFNHLASGPPPDRVRELTALAEAGVVRFVGPDMWVRAAAGRFEAGSPAVPGDPVTAGALVEARLPVGALPASRDPLLRLLYARGGLAESGGTEDGFSHRTGLAAVDGRDGAVLDATGRRHPRRFALGPFTTALAGGNFTRPGVDPVSSRLTDAVARSALAAAASSG; from the coding sequence GTGAAGCCGGTGACGGTGGTGATCGTCGGTGCCGGACCGAGCGGCGTCTCGGTACTGGAGCGGCTGGGCGCCAACGCCGCCGAACTGCTCGGCGACCGGCCCTTGGACGTGCACCTGATCGACCCCTGCCGGCCGGGCCCGGGACGGGTCTGGCGGCACGACCAGTCACCGCTGCTGATGCTCAACACGATGGCCGCGCACGTCACCATGTTCACCGGCGCCGGCGTGGCCTGCGCCGGACCGATCCGGTCGGGGCCCTCGCTGCACGACTGGGCCCGCCGGCGGGGGGAGGGCGTCGACGACCCCGGCGTGGCCCGGGAGCTGGAGAACCTGTCGGAGACCTCGTATCCCACCCGCCGGCTCCAGAGCCACTACCTGAGCTGGGTGTTCGAACGTGCGGTGGCCGGCCTTCCCCCTGGCACCCGGTTCCGGCACCACCGCGACCGGGCGGTCGACGTGCGCGACCACGGCGGGCGCCAGCGGGTCGTTCTCGCTGGCGGAGGAGCCGTGGAGGCCGACGCCGTGGTGCTCGCGGTCGGGCATCAGGAGGTGGAGCTCTCGCCCGGTCAGGAGGCCATGGCCGCCCACGCCGGGCGCCACGGACTGTGCTACCTCCCGCCGGGCTACACCGCCGACCAGGACCTCTCCGTCCTGCGGCCCGGCGCGCGGGTTCTCGTACGCGGCCTCGGCCTGGCCTTCACCGACCTGATGGTGCTGGTCACCGAGGGACGCGGGGGCCGGTACACCGAGGACGGACCGGACACCCTGCGGTACCTGCCGAGCGGCGAGGAGCCGGTTCTGTACGTCGGTTCCCGGCGCGGAGTGCCGTTCCCGCCCAAGCCGTCCTACGCGCTGTCGTCCCCGCCCCCTCTGCCTGCGTACTTCGATCCCGAGCGTGTTCTGCGCGAGTCACCCGGGCGGCTGGACTTCTTCCGCGACGTGTGGCCGCACGCGGCCAAGGAGGTCGGATGGGGCTATTACCACGAACTGTTCACCGCCCACCCCGACCGGGTGCGGTGCGGTCCCGACACGTTCGCGGAACAGTACGCGGCGGCCGCGTGGGACAGCCGTGAGCTGAGTGATCTGCTGCGGCGCACGGTCGTGGACCCCGCCGACGTCCTGAACCTCGCCGCCCTGGACCGACCCCTCGGCGAGGCGGCCTTCCCCGACCGGGCCGCTCTGCACCGAGGCGTGGGCCGCTCTATGCGCACTGCCCTGGAGCGCCGGTCCGACCCCCGGCACAGCGCGCATCTGGGCGCCGTCCACGGCCTGCTGTCGGTGTTCGGCCGGCTTCCCGCTCTGGTGGACAGCGGCCGGTTCTCGCTCCGCTCGCGCGCGGCCGACGTGGACGGATGGTGGGCAGGCTTCTTCAACCACCTGGCCAGCGGCCCGCCGCCGGACCGGGTCCGCGAGTTGACCGCCCTGGCCGAGGCCGGTGTGGTGCGGTTCGTCGGTCCGGACATGTGGGTGCGCGCCGCCGCCGGCCGGTTCGAGGCGGGCAGCCCGGCCGTCCCGGGCGATCCCGTGACGGCCGGGGCCCTGGTCGAGGCCCGGCTGCCCGTCGGCGCCCTGCCCGCCAGCAGGGACCCGCTGCTCCGGCTCCTGTACGCGCGCGGCGGGCTGGCGGAGAGCGGCGGCACGGAGGACGGGTTCAGCCACCGCACGGGGCTGGCCGCGGTGGACGGGCGGGACGGCGCCGTGCTCGACGCGACGGGGCGAAGGCACCCGCGGCGGTTCGCACTGGGTCCGTTCACCACCGCCCTCGCCGGTGGGAACTTCACCCGCCCCGGCGTCGACCCGGTCTCCTCACGCCTCACCGACGCGGTGGCCCGTTCCGCCCTGGCCGCCGCCGCGTCCTCGGGGTGA
- a CDS encoding BTAD domain-containing putative transcriptional regulator — protein MRFSILGPLNITDKGRPVPLRSVTQRALLGYLLLHANTVVATSSLLQALWREEPPPTARKIVQNAISGLRRALAEPDGDRSRLLVTYAPGYMLRADQATIDNCEFQELARTGRAALAAGQWDEADRHLRQALALWNGPALADLVEDGYDWPELTALQNARHSVLENRMDAALAAGRHLDVIGELEAVVSADPLRERLCRQLMLALYRSGRQAEALRAFRRTRAALVEQLGLDPAPELRELERAILDHDPSLASGGTAIRMASRGTTAPPPPGSAETVGRSAPAAVLGTPPGTAAGPGRARGGSPDRPEDEHKRVTAVFVRVDTSDCCAPPEVLDRLLQQVRSAVRQQTCLYGGRNHGSMGPVTLSLFGTAQTQEDDVLRAVRMARDVAAYAEQGVRLRVAVSSGDALVLRAPATEVDDDPVDVAGRFMETGLGLLLEAAPGVVRVCEATRQACAEHFGFAARGTMPGGHDVTVALRPALASRTHLPFVQRDRELEQLRWWVEEVRRSRRPHLVTVLGVAGIGKSRLMHELRRDVTERPGMGCLVGCNRALGPKDPYTALAGVVRAYLGTKNDDPAPEQNGRLDAAVTDLVGTGPISAQLANALRPLLFAATGNEAGRHALADPECRQAVFTAWRRFVEELAVREPLLIILEDLHRTDDALLKFIGDLTENVGSLPLLVVVTARPELVNRSPYWASGRRNATTMSLEPLSRTGIEALLSSVARPGSGGHAPESYATLTEQSGGNPLFALEYARMLDGAADDHQPRSACGRQRLSGAEPPVPPRVHGIVSARLDTLPTAEKSLLYDASLFGSPFYEVELAALSDRDPEEIQECLRSLERREFLQRCRLGPELGSVEYDFVHKLVGAVAYSRMSHARRAETHRRAAQWLADRSNRPLALLVHHCRQAVGHTRDANLPVKDISAHVCDILIGAGQQARRRQALRAARYCYRSALEFCATGDPQWEVLQRRLHEEARSPV, from the coding sequence ATGAGGTTCTCCATACTCGGGCCGCTGAACATCACCGACAAGGGACGTCCCGTTCCTCTGCGGAGCGTCACCCAGCGGGCCCTGCTCGGCTATCTCCTGTTGCACGCGAATACCGTGGTGGCGACCAGCAGCCTCCTGCAGGCCCTCTGGCGGGAGGAGCCGCCGCCCACCGCGAGGAAGATCGTCCAGAACGCGATCTCCGGTCTGCGCCGCGCCCTGGCCGAACCCGACGGCGACCGCTCCAGGCTCCTGGTCACCTACGCGCCCGGCTACATGCTGCGCGCGGATCAGGCGACCATCGACAACTGTGAGTTCCAGGAACTGGCCAGGACCGGCCGGGCTGCACTGGCCGCCGGGCAGTGGGACGAGGCCGACCGCCACCTGCGCCAGGCGCTGGCGCTGTGGAACGGCCCGGCGCTGGCCGACCTCGTGGAGGACGGCTACGACTGGCCCGAACTGACCGCCCTGCAGAACGCCCGGCACTCGGTGCTGGAGAACCGGATGGACGCGGCACTCGCCGCGGGCCGTCACCTCGACGTCATCGGCGAACTGGAAGCCGTCGTCAGCGCCGACCCCCTGCGCGAACGCCTGTGCCGGCAGCTCATGCTGGCGCTGTACCGCTCCGGACGGCAGGCCGAGGCCCTGCGTGCCTTCCGCCGCACCCGCGCCGCCCTGGTCGAACAGCTGGGTCTCGACCCCGCCCCGGAACTGCGTGAGCTGGAACGGGCGATCCTCGACCACGACCCCTCGCTGGCCAGCGGTGGAACGGCGATCCGCATGGCCTCCCGGGGAACGACGGCTCCCCCGCCCCCCGGGAGCGCCGAGACCGTCGGGCGGTCCGCTCCGGCGGCCGTGCTCGGCACGCCGCCGGGCACGGCCGCCGGGCCCGGTCGGGCGCGCGGTGGTTCCCCCGACCGTCCCGAGGACGAGCACAAGCGGGTGACGGCCGTCTTCGTCCGCGTCGACACCTCGGACTGCTGCGCCCCTCCCGAGGTGCTCGACCGTCTGCTCCAGCAGGTCCGCTCCGCCGTGCGGCAGCAGACCTGCCTGTACGGGGGACGGAACCACGGCTCCATGGGCCCCGTCACCCTGTCCCTGTTCGGCACCGCGCAGACCCAGGAGGACGACGTGCTGCGGGCTGTCCGGATGGCCCGGGACGTCGCCGCGTACGCCGAGCAGGGGGTCCGGCTGCGGGTCGCCGTCTCCAGCGGGGACGCCCTGGTCCTGCGGGCGCCCGCGACCGAGGTGGACGACGACCCCGTGGACGTCGCGGGCCGGTTCATGGAGACGGGACTCGGCCTGCTCCTGGAGGCCGCCCCCGGTGTCGTACGGGTCTGCGAGGCCACCCGGCAGGCGTGCGCGGAGCATTTCGGCTTCGCGGCCAGGGGCACGATGCCCGGTGGACACGACGTGACCGTGGCCCTGCGGCCCGCGCTCGCGAGCCGGACCCATCTGCCGTTCGTCCAGCGGGACCGCGAACTGGAGCAGTTGCGCTGGTGGGTCGAGGAGGTCCGGCGCAGCAGGCGTCCGCACCTGGTGACCGTGCTCGGGGTGGCGGGCATCGGCAAGAGCCGACTCATGCACGAGCTGCGCCGGGACGTCACCGAGCGGCCCGGGATGGGCTGCCTGGTGGGCTGCAACCGGGCGCTGGGACCCAAGGACCCGTACACTGCGCTGGCCGGCGTGGTGCGCGCCTACCTCGGAACGAAGAACGACGATCCGGCACCGGAGCAGAACGGCAGGCTGGACGCCGCGGTGACCGACCTCGTCGGCACCGGACCGATCTCGGCCCAGCTGGCCAACGCGTTACGCCCCTTGCTCTTCGCGGCCACCGGGAACGAAGCCGGTCGGCACGCGCTGGCCGACCCGGAGTGCCGGCAGGCGGTGTTCACCGCGTGGCGCAGGTTCGTCGAGGAACTGGCGGTGCGCGAGCCACTTCTGATCATCCTGGAGGATCTCCACCGGACCGACGACGCGCTGCTGAAGTTCATCGGCGATCTCACCGAGAACGTCGGCAGCCTCCCCCTGCTCGTCGTCGTCACGGCCCGGCCGGAGTTGGTCAACCGCTCGCCGTACTGGGCCAGCGGGCGGCGCAACGCCACCACGATGAGCCTGGAACCCCTCTCCCGTACGGGCATCGAGGCCCTGCTGAGCAGCGTGGCCCGCCCCGGATCGGGCGGGCACGCGCCCGAGTCGTACGCCACCTTGACGGAGCAGTCCGGGGGCAACCCGCTGTTCGCACTGGAGTACGCCCGCATGCTGGACGGCGCGGCGGACGACCATCAGCCGCGGTCGGCGTGCGGGCGTCAGCGGCTTTCCGGGGCCGAGCCGCCGGTGCCGCCCCGGGTGCACGGCATCGTCTCCGCGCGGCTCGACACGCTGCCGACTGCGGAGAAGTCACTTCTCTACGACGCGTCCCTGTTCGGCAGCCCCTTCTACGAGGTGGAGCTTGCCGCGCTCAGCGACCGGGACCCCGAGGAGATCCAGGAGTGCCTCAGGTCCCTGGAGCGCCGAGAGTTCCTCCAGCGCTGCCGACTGGGGCCGGAGCTCGGCTCCGTCGAGTACGACTTCGTCCACAAGCTCGTCGGCGCGGTCGCCTACTCGCGCATGTCCCATGCCCGGCGGGCGGAGACGCACCGCAGGGCCGCGCAGTGGCTGGCGGACCGCTCCAACCGGCCGCTGGCGCTGCTGGTCCACCACTGCCGGCAGGCGGTGGGCCACACCCGCGACGCGAACCTGCCCGTCAAGGACATCTCCGCGCACGTCTGCGACATCCTGATCGGCGCGGGCCAGCAGGCAAGGCGGCGGCAGGCGCTCAGGGCCGCCCGGTACTGCTACCGCTCGGCGCTGGAGTTCTGCGCCACGGGCGACCCGCAGTGGGAGGTGCTCCAGCGGCGGCTGCACGAGGAGGCGCGGTCTCCGGTCTGA
- a CDS encoding HAD-IA family hydrolase — MSRRTGEGPLRVAVVGAGWAARSIWLPRLTAHPAYRVVAVVDPDPRAREAASRDAFPALASVRDLPPDTVDLVIVAVPNHLHATVAETVLGAGVPVFVEKPVCLSSAEADRLAAAESAGGAVLLAGSAARYRTDVRTLLELAESVGTVRHVSLGWVRARGVPSGAGWFTQARLSGGGALMDLGWHLLDVAGPLLGNAKFRHVLGAVSDDFLTDGTARAGWREDGTAELSGDVEDTARGFLVTPDGPSVSVTACWASHRPDDVTTLVVEGSTGTLSLSCTFGFSPARQEHSVLTLTRHGQETVVPVSGEPVGAEYDRLLDGLPAMLADPASRGLAVREAARNVDAIERLYDSAASTRPTARPAVPHRDRPPRAVVFDLDGVVVDSFEVMRQAFTLAYREVVGDGEPPFEEYNKHLGRYFPDIMRIMDLPLEMEGPFVRESARLADRVTLFPGVHDLLRLLRHHGVKCAVATGKAGWRARSLLDRLGVLPLFDHVIGSDEVARPKPAPDIVLRALDLLRVDAEEAMMVGDAVTDLAAARGAGVAAAAALWGETDERSLIAAEPEHTLRKPADLAELCLPAEAALA, encoded by the coding sequence ATGAGCCGGCGTACCGGCGAAGGGCCGCTGCGCGTGGCGGTCGTGGGGGCCGGCTGGGCCGCGCGCTCCATCTGGCTGCCGCGGCTCACCGCGCACCCCGCGTACCGCGTCGTCGCGGTCGTCGACCCCGACCCGCGGGCGCGCGAGGCCGCGAGCCGGGACGCGTTCCCGGCGCTGGCGTCCGTGCGGGATCTCCCACCGGACACCGTGGACCTCGTCATCGTCGCGGTCCCCAACCACCTGCACGCCACCGTCGCCGAGACGGTCCTCGGCGCCGGTGTCCCGGTGTTCGTGGAGAAGCCGGTGTGCCTGTCGTCGGCCGAGGCCGACCGGCTGGCAGCCGCCGAGTCGGCCGGCGGCGCGGTCCTGCTGGCCGGGAGCGCGGCCCGGTACCGCACCGATGTGCGCACCCTGCTGGAGCTGGCGGAGTCGGTGGGCACCGTCCGGCACGTCTCGCTGGGCTGGGTCCGGGCGCGAGGGGTCCCGAGCGGCGCCGGCTGGTTCACGCAAGCGCGGCTGTCGGGCGGCGGCGCGCTGATGGACCTGGGCTGGCACCTGCTGGACGTGGCCGGGCCGCTGCTGGGCAACGCCAAGTTCCGGCACGTTCTCGGGGCGGTGTCGGACGACTTCCTCACCGACGGCACCGCGCGCGCCGGCTGGCGCGAGGACGGCACGGCGGAGCTCTCCGGCGACGTCGAGGACACCGCACGCGGGTTCCTGGTGACGCCGGACGGCCCCTCCGTGTCCGTCACGGCCTGCTGGGCCTCGCACCGGCCGGACGACGTCACCACCCTGGTCGTGGAGGGCAGCACGGGCACGCTGAGCCTGTCCTGCACGTTCGGTTTCAGCCCCGCGCGCCAGGAGCACTCGGTGCTCACGCTGACCCGGCACGGGCAGGAGACGGTCGTACCGGTCTCCGGAGAGCCGGTCGGCGCCGAGTACGACCGGCTGCTCGACGGCCTGCCGGCGATGTTGGCGGACCCCGCCTCCCGCGGTCTCGCGGTCCGCGAGGCCGCCCGCAACGTCGACGCCATCGAGCGGCTCTACGACTCGGCGGCGTCGACGCGCCCGACGGCGCGGCCGGCGGTGCCGCACCGGGACCGGCCGCCGAGGGCGGTGGTCTTCGACCTCGACGGCGTCGTGGTCGACAGTTTCGAGGTCATGCGGCAGGCGTTCACCCTTGCCTACCGCGAGGTGGTCGGCGACGGCGAACCGCCGTTCGAGGAGTACAACAAGCACCTCGGGCGGTACTTCCCCGACATCATGCGGATCATGGACCTGCCGTTGGAGATGGAGGGGCCGTTCGTCCGGGAGAGCGCGCGTCTCGCCGACCGGGTCACGCTCTTCCCCGGAGTCCACGACCTGCTGCGGCTGCTGCGCCACCACGGGGTGAAGTGCGCGGTGGCGACGGGCAAGGCCGGCTGGCGGGCCAGATCGCTGCTCGACCGCTTGGGCGTCCTGCCGCTGTTCGACCACGTCATCGGATCGGACGAGGTGGCCCGGCCCAAGCCGGCCCCGGACATCGTCCTGCGCGCCCTCGACCTGCTCCGGGTCGATGCCGAGGAGGCGATGATGGTCGGTGACGCGGTGACGGACCTGGCGGCGGCCAGGGGCGCGGGCGTGGCGGCGGCCGCCGCGCTGTGGGGCGAGACGGACGAGCGGTCGCTGATCGCCGCCGAGCCCGAACACACCCTGCGTAAACCAGCCGATCTAGCCGAATTGTGCCTGCCCGCCGAGGCCGCCCTGGCGTGA
- a CDS encoding DegT/DnrJ/EryC1/StrS family aminotransferase, whose translation MSISRDVPEFPAWPQFDDVERVNLLRALEQGQWWRMGGSEVTEFEREFAEYHGAEHALAVTNGTHALELALQVLGVGPGTEVIVPAFTFISSSQAAQRLGAVAVPVDIDPGTFCIDPAAVERAIGPRTAAIMPVHMAGHIADMDALEKLSADSGVPLIQDAAHAHGARWQGRRVGEFPSIAAFSFQNGKLMTAGEGGAVLFPEGEQYEQAFLRHSCGRPSADRGYFHQTSGSNFRMNEFSAAVLRAQLSRLDAQISLREERAPLLTRLLDQIDGVTAQSRDERCDRNPHYMMMFRLPGITEEARNALVDKLIARGVPAFAAFRAIYRCPGFWETGAPELSVDELASRCPTTEAVHQDTVWLHHRTLLGTEEQMHRIADIVADTLATA comes from the coding sequence GTGAGCATTTCCCGAGACGTTCCGGAATTCCCGGCTTGGCCGCAGTTCGACGACGTCGAGCGCGTCAACCTCCTCCGCGCCCTGGAGCAGGGCCAGTGGTGGCGCATGGGGGGCAGCGAAGTCACCGAGTTCGAGCGCGAGTTCGCCGAGTATCACGGCGCCGAGCACGCGCTGGCGGTGACCAACGGCACCCACGCCCTCGAACTCGCGCTCCAGGTGCTGGGGGTGGGGCCGGGCACCGAGGTGATCGTGCCGGCGTTCACCTTCATCTCGTCGTCCCAGGCCGCACAGCGTCTCGGTGCCGTCGCCGTGCCGGTCGACATCGACCCCGGGACCTTCTGCATCGACCCCGCCGCCGTCGAGCGCGCGATCGGGCCGAGGACGGCCGCCATCATGCCGGTGCACATGGCCGGGCACATCGCCGACATGGACGCGCTGGAGAAGCTGTCCGCCGACAGCGGGGTGCCGCTGATCCAGGACGCCGCCCACGCGCACGGTGCCCGCTGGCAGGGCCGCCGGGTCGGTGAGTTCCCGTCGATCGCCGCGTTCAGCTTCCAGAACGGCAAGCTGATGACCGCCGGAGAGGGCGGTGCCGTGCTGTTCCCGGAGGGCGAGCAGTACGAGCAGGCGTTCCTGCGGCACAGCTGCGGGCGGCCGTCGGCGGACCGCGGCTACTTCCACCAGACGTCGGGGTCGAACTTCCGCATGAACGAGTTCTCGGCCGCGGTGCTCCGCGCCCAGTTGAGTCGTCTCGACGCCCAGATCAGCCTGCGCGAGGAGCGTGCGCCGCTCCTCACCCGCCTCCTCGACCAGATCGACGGTGTGACGGCGCAGAGCCGCGACGAGCGGTGCGACCGCAACCCGCACTACATGATGATGTTCCGGCTCCCCGGCATCACCGAGGAAGCGCGCAACGCCCTGGTCGACAAGCTCATCGCGCGGGGCGTTCCCGCCTTCGCCGCGTTCCGGGCGATCTACCGCTGCCCCGGCTTCTGGGAGACCGGCGCTCCGGAGCTGTCCGTGGACGAGCTCGCCTCCCGGTGCCCCACCACCGAGGCCGTGCACCAGGACACCGTCTGGCTGCACCACCGCACGCTGCTGGGCACCGAGGAGCAGATGCACCGGATCGCCGACATCGTCGCCGACACCCTGGCCACGGCATGA
- a CDS encoding type II 3-dehydroquinate dehydratase has translation MSRLLLLNGPNLGILGRREPEIYGTDTLADIEKAVAEEVADRGWTVSGIQDDAEGALVRAVNDHPDTVGAIVNPGALMIAGWSLRDALAAYPRPWIEVHLSNVWARESFRHESVIAPLAGGVVVGLGAYGYRLAAKALLHLVPE, from the coding sequence ATGAGCCGACTGCTGCTGCTCAACGGCCCCAATCTCGGCATCCTCGGCCGTCGTGAGCCGGAGATCTACGGGACCGATACTCTGGCGGACATCGAGAAAGCCGTGGCGGAAGAGGTCGCGGACCGGGGCTGGACGGTGTCCGGCATCCAGGACGACGCGGAGGGCGCCCTCGTCCGGGCGGTCAACGACCACCCCGACACCGTCGGCGCGATCGTCAACCCGGGTGCCCTGATGATCGCCGGCTGGAGCCTGCGCGACGCGCTCGCCGCCTACCCGCGCCCCTGGATCGAGGTGCACCTCTCCAACGTCTGGGCGCGCGAGTCGTTCCGGCACGAGTCGGTCATCGCACCGCTCGCCGGGGGAGTCGTGGTCGGTCTCGGGGCGTACGGGTACCGCCTGGCGGCGAAGGCGCTGCTGCACCTCGTCCCGGAGTGA